A genomic window from Pseudomonas alcaligenes includes:
- a CDS encoding cytochrome c — protein sequence MHQLLSRLLLGAALLAPFAHAAELKLELPQGSRSWSTEQLLSHPQAQQIEIAADVAYKRAMTYRAVPLAALLDGVQPGDHLQAVALDGFAAELPAAPLLSTKGARAWLAVEDPAQPWPALAKNKPSAGPFYLVWQSPEAAQIGPEQWPFQVSTFRLLAPVAQRFPALLPAADASAEVQAGFAVFQKNCLACHRLNGAGDSQFGPDLNVPHNPTEYFAGDFLRQYIRDPQSLRRWPQGRMPGFSEAVLSDRELGELIGYLGHMAKHRASR from the coding sequence ATGCACCAACTGTTGAGCCGCCTGCTGCTGGGCGCCGCCCTGCTCGCTCCCTTTGCCCACGCCGCCGAACTCAAGCTGGAACTGCCGCAGGGCAGCCGCAGCTGGAGCACCGAACAACTGTTGAGCCACCCGCAGGCGCAGCAGATCGAGATTGCCGCCGATGTAGCCTACAAGCGCGCCATGACCTACCGCGCCGTGCCGCTGGCGGCGCTGCTCGACGGCGTGCAACCCGGCGACCACCTGCAGGCCGTGGCCCTGGACGGCTTCGCCGCCGAACTGCCCGCCGCCCCTCTGCTCAGCACCAAGGGCGCTCGCGCCTGGCTGGCGGTGGAAGACCCGGCCCAGCCCTGGCCGGCACTCGCCAAGAACAAGCCCAGTGCCGGGCCCTTCTATCTGGTGTGGCAGAGCCCCGAGGCCGCGCAGATCGGCCCGGAGCAGTGGCCGTTCCAGGTCTCCACCTTCCGTCTGCTGGCGCCGGTGGCGCAGCGTTTTCCGGCGCTGCTGCCGGCGGCGGATGCCAGCGCCGAGGTGCAGGCGGGGTTTGCGGTGTTCCAGAAGAACTGTCTGGCCTGTCACCGGCTGAATGGCGCGGGGGATTCGCAATTCGGGCCTGATCTGAATGTTCCGCATAACCCGACGGAGTATTTCGCGGGGGATTTTTTGCGGCAGTACATTCGGGACCCGCAGAGTCTGCGGAGGTGGCCGCAGGGGCGGATGCCGGGGTTTAGTGAGGCGGTTTTGAGTGATAGGGAGTTGGGGGAGTTGATTGGGTATTTGGGGCATATGGCGAAGCACAGAGCCAGCCGCTGA
- a CDS encoding acetyl-CoA C-acetyltransferase, with the protein MTEAYIFDAVRTPRGKGKKDGALYSVKPVDLVVGLLKALEQRNRLDTAQVDDVVLGCVTPVGDQGADIAKTAVLAADWAECVAGVQLNRFCASGLEAVNMGAMKVRSGFEDLVVVGGVESMSRIPMGSDGGAWAMDPATNLHTNFVPQGVGADLIATLEGFSRSDVDAFALRSQQKAARASTDGSFAKSLIPVTDQNGIVLLDHDEFIRGDSTLEGLGKLKPSFEMMGQMGFDATALRKYSHVERIEHVHTPGNSSGIVDGAALMLIGSEAKGKELGLKARARIVATAVTSTDPTIMLTGPAPATRKALAKAGLSVEDIDLFEVNEAFASVVMKFMKDMGVPESKVNVNGGSIAMGHPLGATGCAILGTLLDELEKRELRYGLATLCVGGGMGIATIIERI; encoded by the coding sequence ATGACCGAAGCTTATATTTTCGACGCCGTGCGCACCCCGCGCGGCAAGGGCAAGAAGGACGGCGCGCTGTACAGCGTCAAGCCGGTGGACTTGGTGGTCGGCCTGCTCAAGGCCCTGGAGCAGCGCAACCGCCTGGACACCGCCCAGGTCGACGATGTGGTGCTGGGCTGCGTGACCCCGGTGGGCGACCAGGGTGCCGATATCGCTAAGACCGCCGTGCTGGCCGCCGACTGGGCCGAGTGCGTGGCCGGCGTGCAGCTCAACCGCTTCTGCGCCTCGGGCCTGGAGGCGGTGAACATGGGCGCGATGAAGGTGCGCTCGGGCTTCGAGGACCTGGTGGTGGTCGGCGGCGTGGAGTCCATGTCGCGCATCCCCATGGGGTCGGACGGCGGCGCCTGGGCGATGGACCCGGCGACCAACCTGCACACCAACTTCGTGCCGCAGGGCGTGGGTGCGGACCTGATCGCCACCCTCGAAGGCTTCTCCCGCAGCGACGTCGACGCCTTCGCCCTGCGCTCGCAGCAGAAGGCCGCACGCGCCAGTACCGATGGCTCGTTCGCCAAGTCGCTGATCCCGGTCACCGACCAGAACGGCATCGTCCTGCTCGACCACGACGAATTCATCCGTGGCGACAGCACCCTGGAGGGCCTGGGCAAGCTCAAGCCGAGCTTCGAGATGATGGGGCAGATGGGCTTCGACGCCACCGCCCTGCGCAAGTATTCGCACGTCGAGCGCATCGAGCACGTGCACACCCCGGGCAACAGCTCCGGCATCGTCGATGGCGCGGCGCTGATGCTGATCGGCTCCGAGGCCAAGGGCAAGGAGCTGGGCCTGAAAGCCCGTGCGCGCATCGTCGCCACCGCGGTGACCAGCACCGACCCGACCATCATGCTCACCGGCCCGGCGCCGGCCACCCGCAAGGCCCTGGCCAAGGCCGGATTGTCCGTCGAGGACATCGACCTGTTCGAGGTCAACGAGGCGTTCGCCTCGGTGGTGATGAAGTTCATGAAGGACATGGGCGTGCCGGAGAGCAAGGTCAACGTCAACGGCGGCTCCATCGCCATGGGCCACCCGCTGGGCGCCACCGGCTGCGCCATCCTCGGCACCCTGCTCGACGAGCTGGAGAAGCGCGAGCTGCGCTACGGCCTGGCCACCCTCTGCGTGGGCGGCGGCATGGGTATCGCCACCATCATCGAACGAATCTGA
- a CDS encoding rhodanese-like domain-containing protein yields MRHFLLCLGLALSPLAAQAGDIDSTAALHALAQPGAVLIDVRTADEFASGALPGATLIPHGDIAARIAEVAPDKNTPVVLYCRSGRRSSIAQDELQALGYTQVINAGGYDQFKLARDNQSEGPACTNC; encoded by the coding sequence ATGCGCCATTTCCTGCTCTGCCTCGGCCTTGCGCTGAGCCCGCTGGCCGCCCAGGCCGGCGACATCGACTCCACCGCCGCCCTGCACGCCCTGGCCCAGCCCGGTGCCGTGCTGATCGACGTGCGCACCGCGGACGAATTCGCCAGCGGTGCCCTGCCCGGCGCCACCCTGATTCCCCACGGCGACATCGCCGCGCGCATCGCCGAAGTGGCGCCGGACAAGAACACCCCGGTGGTTCTCTACTGCCGCAGCGGCCGCCGCTCCAGCATCGCCCAGGACGAGCTGCAGGCACTGGGCTACACCCAGGTGATCAACGCCGGCGGCTACGACCAGTTCAAGCTGGCCCGCGACAACCAGAGCGAGGGCCCCGCATGCACCAACTGTTGA